One Leptotrichia hongkongensis genomic window carries:
- a CDS encoding MATE family efflux transporter, translated as MKEKALNRKLVYKKVINIGLPVAIENMIYALMNFVDMFMVGKEIVALGLGTVAVAGLGFANQMFMIFMTSLFGMNSGGGILAAQYFGNKDYKNLKKCLGITIIVGFLFSLLFLFAGLFTPKLVISVFTNDKKVIEIGASYLRIVAWTYPLVGVGFAFNMQLRAIGKTKYSFYSSVIGLLINVVINYVLIFGHFGFPAMGVRGAAVATVIARIISTFYIIYVIYKLKLPIAGKINELFDLSMEFFVKVMKISLPVFIHEILWVLGASVYVMIFGRMGTNFAAAVQVVKSISSLVLTLLFGLSSATSAIIGNEIGAGREENAYDYSIILLKVAVISGIIIGAIVFIFSPFILQHVNEKSYPLAKEVVKAEVFVIFVKAISLQLLVGILRSGGDTLWTMFVDLIPLWFIAIPVTYFSGLYLGFPVVFVYLLSCSDEIIKIFPCIWRLKSKKWINNLVS; from the coding sequence ATGAAAGAAAAAGCATTAAATAGAAAATTGGTTTATAAAAAGGTTATTAATATTGGATTACCTGTGGCAATTGAAAATATGATTTATGCACTTATGAACTTTGTTGATATGTTTATGGTGGGGAAAGAGATTGTGGCGCTTGGATTGGGGACAGTTGCTGTTGCAGGATTGGGGTTTGCAAATCAGATGTTTATGATTTTTATGACTTCACTTTTTGGGATGAATAGTGGCGGTGGAATTTTGGCGGCTCAGTATTTTGGGAATAAGGATTACAAAAATCTGAAAAAATGTCTTGGAATAACGATAATTGTTGGATTTTTATTTTCACTGCTATTTCTTTTCGCAGGATTATTTACGCCAAAACTTGTAATTTCAGTATTCACAAATGATAAAAAAGTTATAGAAATAGGGGCTTCATATTTACGTATAGTAGCGTGGACTTATCCACTTGTGGGAGTTGGTTTTGCCTTTAATATGCAGCTTCGTGCAATAGGGAAAACCAAATATTCATTTTACTCAAGTGTAATAGGGCTTTTGATAAATGTGGTTATTAACTATGTTCTGATTTTTGGACATTTTGGATTTCCTGCGATGGGAGTACGTGGTGCTGCAGTTGCAACAGTTATTGCGAGAATTATAAGCACTTTTTATATAATTTATGTGATTTATAAGTTAAAATTGCCAATTGCAGGGAAAATAAATGAATTATTTGACTTATCAATGGAATTTTTTGTAAAAGTTATGAAAATATCGCTTCCTGTGTTTATTCACGAAATATTGTGGGTACTTGGAGCAAGTGTGTATGTAATGATTTTTGGAAGAATGGGAACAAATTTTGCAGCTGCAGTTCAGGTTGTAAAATCAATTAGCAGTCTTGTATTGACATTGTTATTTGGACTTTCGAGTGCAACTTCGGCTATAATTGGTAATGAGATTGGTGCTGGAAGAGAAGAAAATGCTTATGACTATTCAATAATTTTATTAAAGGTGGCTGTTATTTCAGGGATTATTATTGGAGCAATTGTATTTATTTTCAGTCCATTTATTCTACAACATGTAAATGAAAAAAGTTACCCACTAGCAAAAGAGGTTGTGAAGGCAGAGGTATTTGTAATTTTTGTAAAAGCAATAAGTTTACAGCTATTAGTTGGAATTTTACGTTCAGGAGGGGATACGCTCTGGACAATGTTTGTGGATTTGATTCCGCTTTGGTTTATTGCGATTCCAGTAACATATTTTTCTGGATTATATTTAGGATTTCCAGTTGTATTTGTATATTTACTTTCATGCAGTGACGAAATTATAAAAATATTTCCATGTATCTGGAGATTGAAGAGCAAGAAGTGGATAAACAATCTAGTTAGTTAG
- a CDS encoding DUF4298 domain-containing protein: MKNDKIKRVEQMEKIMDKSADIFRELNMVLDKLEENLSDYKKLDEYYSSENWFLDVEDFNNGVLPQDLKCGVLSEDGAYNLFGENHELAIRMVEIAAKMLRR; the protein is encoded by the coding sequence ATGAAAAATGATAAAATAAAAAGAGTTGAGCAAATGGAAAAAATTATGGATAAATCAGCGGATATTTTTAGAGAACTGAACATGGTGTTGGATAAGCTGGAAGAAAATTTGTCAGATTATAAAAAGCTGGATGAATATTACAGTAGCGAAAACTGGTTTTTAGATGTGGAAGACTTTAATAACGGTGTTTTGCCACAAGACTTGAAATGTGGAGTTTTGAGCGAAGACGGAGCTTATAATTTGTTTGGGGAAAATCATGAATTGGCAATTAGAATGGTGGAGATTGCAGCTAAGATGTTGAGAAGATAA
- the efp gene encoding elongation factor P, which produces MKPAAELRQGSTYRKDNIPYLILKAERHQSTSGKRQRAAEVKFKTKELISGKIQEITVLATELMDDIILDRNQMQFLYETDGEYNFMDQESFEQITLSAEDLGDAVNFLEEEMIIQVLMYEGTPVGVELPNTVIREVTYTEPGLKGDTIGRATKPATVSTGYELQVPLFVAIGDKIKIDTRTGEYIERAN; this is translated from the coding sequence ATGAAACCAGCAGCAGAATTAAGACAAGGAAGCACATATAGAAAGGACAACATCCCATATTTAATACTAAAAGCTGAAAGACATCAGTCAACATCAGGAAAAAGACAAAGAGCAGCAGAAGTAAAATTTAAAACAAAAGAGTTAATCTCAGGAAAAATACAAGAAATAACAGTTTTAGCAACTGAACTTATGGACGATATTATTCTTGATAGAAATCAAATGCAATTTTTATATGAAACTGATGGAGAATATAATTTCATGGATCAGGAATCTTTTGAGCAAATTACTTTATCAGCTGAAGATTTAGGAGATGCAGTAAATTTCTTAGAAGAAGAAATGATTATTCAAGTATTGATGTATGAAGGAACTCCAGTTGGTGTAGAATTGCCAAATACAGTAATTAGAGAAGTAACTTATACAGAACCAGGATTAAAGGGTGATACAATTGGACGTGCGACAAAACCAGCAACTGTATCTACAGGGTATGAATTGCAAGTGCCTTTATTCGTAGCAATTGGAGATAAAATCAAAATTGATACGAGAACTGGTGAATATATCGAAAGAGCAAATTAA
- a CDS encoding endonuclease/exonuclease/phosphatase family protein, producing MKNKIIRGLVFVLLVLGIFSYFRKEKINETIDVNRDENRILVASFNAMRLGEKQKDYRTLAKILEKFDLIGIEEVMNEKGVKKVQAYLEKLTKEKWDYIISENSVGSENYREYFAFIYRKSRFSEARELGFYKEKDENEFMREPYGAYFKAGNFDFVYVIAHSVFGDKEKQRLLEAANYVNVYEYFSKLTDENDIIIAGDFNTPADNMAFKNMADKYNVKYILNPEENLTTLSDSKLVSSYDNFFMNFEKTKEFTGNFGVYNFIKNNNYAIIKKYVSDHLLIFSEYSTLEDLD from the coding sequence ATGAAGAATAAAATAATTAGAGGGTTAGTTTTTGTTCTTTTAGTTTTGGGAATATTTTCTTATTTTAGAAAAGAAAAGATAAATGAGACAATTGATGTAAATAGAGATGAGAATAGAATTTTAGTTGCATCATTTAATGCTATGCGTCTTGGTGAGAAACAAAAAGATTATCGGACACTTGCGAAAATTTTAGAAAAGTTTGATTTAATTGGGATAGAAGAGGTTATGAATGAGAAAGGAGTTAAGAAAGTTCAGGCGTATTTGGAAAAGTTGACAAAAGAGAAATGGGATTACATTATTTCGGAAAATTCTGTAGGAAGTGAAAATTATCGTGAATATTTTGCATTTATTTATAGGAAAAGTAGATTTTCTGAAGCGAGAGAGCTTGGATTTTATAAGGAAAAGGATGAGAATGAGTTTATGAGAGAGCCGTATGGTGCATATTTTAAAGCAGGAAACTTTGATTTTGTGTATGTTATTGCACATTCGGTTTTTGGTGATAAAGAAAAACAGAGACTACTTGAGGCAGCAAATTATGTCAATGTTTATGAATATTTTTCTAAATTGACAGATGAGAATGATATAATTATCGCTGGGGATTTTAATACGCCTGCTGATAATATGGCTTTTAAAAATATGGCTGATAAATATAACGTCAAGTATATTTTAAATCCTGAAGAAAATTTGACTACACTTTCGGATAGTAAACTTGTAAGTTCTTATGATAATTTTTTCATGAATTTTGAAAAAACAAAAGAATTTACTGGAAATTTTGGAGTTTATAACTTTATAAAAAATAATAATTATGCTATAATAAAAAAATATGTGTCAGATCATTTGTTGATATTTTCAGAATATTCAACATTGGAGGATTTAGATTAA